One genomic segment of bacterium includes these proteins:
- the pstA gene encoding phosphate ABC transporter permease PstA, whose protein sequence is MVIKPLAWQRIVWVLLAAMTLFTVVVLFFIIGFITSKGAHVITPEFLFGMPERMGKEGGILPTIVATIYISLLAIAIATPIGVGSAVYLCEYTRESAITRVIRFGADALAGVPSIIFGLFGFILFVIRLRMGWSLAAGGLTLAFMILPTIIRTSEEAIRAVPYNLREVSYSLGGAKSQTITRVVLPNALPGILTGVILGMGRSVAETAVVIFTAGSSLLMPKSLFDPARTMAVHFYILAREGLSMERAYGTALLLIISILLINVVAYLLMYRLTRKMH, encoded by the coding sequence GTGGTCATAAAGCCTCTCGCCTGGCAGCGCATCGTCTGGGTTCTGCTCGCGGCCATGACCCTGTTTACCGTGGTCGTACTCTTCTTCATCATCGGCTTCATCACCAGCAAGGGCGCGCACGTCATCACGCCCGAGTTCCTGTTCGGAATGCCGGAACGGATGGGCAAGGAGGGCGGCATCCTGCCGACGATCGTCGCGACAATCTACATCAGCCTGCTTGCCATCGCCATTGCTACGCCCATCGGCGTGGGCAGCGCGGTCTACCTCTGCGAGTATACCCGCGAGTCGGCAATCACACGGGTCATTCGCTTCGGCGCGGACGCGCTGGCCGGCGTGCCCTCGATTATCTTCGGTTTGTTCGGCTTCATCCTGTTCGTAATCCGGCTGCGGATGGGCTGGTCGCTCGCCGCCGGCGGCCTCACGCTCGCCTTCATGATTCTGCCGACCATCATCCGTACCAGCGAAGAGGCAATCCGCGCCGTGCCGTACAACCTGCGCGAGGTCAGCTACTCGCTCGGCGGGGCCAAGTCCCAGACCATCACCCGCGTGGTCCTGCCCAACGCCCTGCCCGGGATTCTCACCGGTGTCATCCTCGGCATGGGTCGCAGTGTGGCTGAGACCGCGGTTGTCATTTTTACGGCCGGCTCCTCGCTGCTGATGCCGAAGTCGCTCTTCGACCCGGCCCGGACCATGGCAGTCCACTTCTATATCCTCGCCCGCGAGGGCCTCTCCATGGAACGGGCCTACGGCACCGCGCTCCTGCTCATCATCTCGATTCTGCTCATCAACGTCGTCGCCTATCTACTGATGTATCGTCTGACCAGGAAGATGCACTAG
- a CDS encoding phosphate ABC transporter ATP-binding protein: MPQPQPGPQPAPKISIRNLAVAVNKSLILKGVNLDIEANTIVSVIGPAHSGKTTLLRVINRLIETQRELLRSGDVLLDDTEVKKLDVDVLRRRVGLIFATPVPLPGTIFDNVAYGPRLKARLRKSRIADVVEQSLRAAALWDEVKDRLSTSALRLSGGQQQRLCIARTVAVDPEVIMMDEPTSGLDPISTAQIENAMRELKTRFTWVLVTNNVKQAARVSDRVAFFLSGDLVEEGATAQIFTKPKQKRTDDYVSGRIG, translated from the coding sequence ATGCCTCAACCTCAACCTGGACCTCAACCTGCCCCTAAGATCTCCATCCGCAACCTCGCGGTCGCGGTCAACAAGAGCCTGATACTGAAGGGCGTGAATCTCGACATCGAGGCCAATACCATCGTTTCCGTCATCGGCCCGGCCCACAGCGGCAAGACCACGCTCCTCCGCGTCATCAACCGCCTGATTGAGACGCAGCGGGAGTTGCTCCGTTCCGGAGACGTCCTGCTCGACGACACGGAAGTCAAGAAGCTCGACGTCGACGTCCTGCGGCGCCGGGTCGGACTGATATTCGCCACACCGGTCCCGCTTCCCGGCACCATCTTCGACAACGTCGCCTACGGCCCGCGCCTCAAGGCCCGGCTGCGCAAGTCCCGAATCGCCGACGTGGTCGAACAGAGCCTGCGCGCCGCCGCGCTCTGGGACGAGGTAAAGGACCGCCTTAGCACGTCTGCCCTACGCCTCTCCGGCGGCCAGCAACAGCGCCTTTGTATCGCCCGTACCGTCGCGGTCGACCCCGAGGTCATCATGATGGACGAGCCGACGTCCGGGCTCGACCCGATATCCACGGCCCAGATTGAGAATGCGATGCGGGAACTGAAGACCCGGTTCACCTGGGTGCTGGTGACCAACAACGTGAAGCAGGCGGCCCGCGTTTCCGACCGTGTCGCGTTCTTCCTGTCCGGCGACCTGGTAGAAGAAGGCGCAACGGCGCAGATATTCACCAAGCCCAAACAGAAGCGCACCGACGACTACGTCTCGGGGAGAATCGGATGA
- a CDS encoding arginine decarboxylase, pyruvoyl-dependent: protein MTEGVCRSGGTAVLPKNVFLTKGVGVHREKLASFEGALRNARIAACNLVRVSSIFPPGCRILPREKGLKLLTPGQVTFVVMSDNATCEPHRLLSASVGIAVPKDSTKYGYLSEYHSFGEREERAGDYAEDLAAQMLATTLGVQFNADTSYDQRKEIWKISSQIVRTQNITQSAIGNKNGLWTTVVAAAVLVG from the coding sequence ATGACTGAGGGTGTTTGCCGGTCAGGGGGGACGGCGGTACTACCAAAGAACGTATTCCTGACCAAAGGAGTAGGCGTCCACCGCGAGAAACTGGCGAGCTTCGAGGGCGCTTTGCGCAACGCCCGGATAGCGGCCTGCAACCTCGTCCGCGTCTCTTCTATCTTCCCGCCGGGTTGCCGGATACTCCCTCGCGAGAAAGGCTTGAAGCTGCTGACTCCGGGCCAGGTTACCTTCGTGGTGATGAGCGACAACGCTACCTGCGAGCCGCACCGGCTTCTGTCCGCCTCAGTCGGCATAGCCGTACCCAAGGACAGCACCAAGTACGGCTACCTTTCCGAGTACCACTCGTTCGGCGAGCGCGAGGAACGCGCGGGCGACTACGCCGAAGATCTGGCCGCGCAGATGCTGGCCACGACGCTGGGCGTCCAGTTCAACGCTGACACCAGCTACGACCAGCGCAAGGAGATCTGGAAAATATCCAGCCAGATAGTACGCACTCAGAACATCACCCAGAGCGCCATCGGCAACAAGAACGGCCTCTGGACGACCGTGGTCGCCGCAGCGGTATTGGTCGGATGA
- a CDS encoding class I SAM-dependent methyltransferase gives MHPEAERRQWQNPESVLALAGLKPTMTFVDLGCGNGFFALPAARAVGAKGRVYGVDASPEFIEELRTRAEAEGLKNLTLTTGRAEETLPCEQCADIVFMGNVLHDFDDPAQVLANARKMLKPTGVLVNVDWKDKPSPMGPPMSIRFSAARASGLIENAGFSAGAPQDVGSYHYLILARPRSE, from the coding sequence ATGCACCCGGAGGCTGAGCGCCGGCAGTGGCAGAATCCGGAGAGCGTGCTGGCCCTTGCCGGGTTGAAGCCGACGATGACCTTTGTGGACCTTGGCTGCGGCAACGGGTTCTTTGCCCTGCCCGCAGCGCGGGCCGTGGGCGCCAAAGGCCGAGTCTATGGCGTTGACGCCAGCCCTGAGTTCATTGAGGAACTGCGCACGCGGGCCGAAGCCGAGGGACTAAAGAACTTGACCCTGACGACCGGGCGCGCCGAGGAGACGCTCCCCTGCGAGCAATGCGCCGACATCGTCTTTATGGGTAATGTCCTGCACGACTTCGATGACCCGGCCCAAGTGCTGGCGAACGCCCGCAAGATGCTCAAGCCCACCGGCGTGCTGGTCAACGTTGACTGGAAGGATAAGCCATCACCCATGGGGCCGCCAATGTCAATCCGTTTCTCGGCGGCGCGAGCGTCCGGGTTGATAGAGAATGCCGGTTTCAGTGCCGGAGCGCCGCAGGACGTCGGGTCGTACCACTACCTGATTCTAGCTCGCCCGCGTAGCGAATAG
- the pstB gene encoding phosphate ABC transporter ATP-binding protein PstB, whose product MDTKLETRNLDVFYGTFQAVKSVSIAFPCRSITAIIGPSGCGKSTLLRSLNRMNELVDGARIKGSILLDGRDVYGLSVLDLRKRVGMVFQRPNAFPLTVFDNIAYGPRVHGTNNGSELQAIVERCLRSVHMWDEVKDKLNESALRLTDEQRQRLCIARMLAVEPEVLLMDEPCSALDPIATLHVEELMRGLAKEYCIVIVTHNMQQAARVSDYAGFMMLGVLKEFGTTKQIFTNPKETDTENYISGRFG is encoded by the coding sequence ATGGATACCAAACTCGAAACTCGGAACCTCGACGTCTTCTACGGCACCTTCCAGGCCGTGAAATCGGTATCCATCGCCTTCCCGTGCCGTTCGATAACCGCCATCATCGGCCCGTCGGGCTGCGGCAAGTCAACCCTGCTGCGCAGCCTCAACCGGATGAACGAACTCGTGGACGGCGCACGCATCAAGGGCTCAATCCTGCTCGACGGTCGCGACGTCTATGGCTTGAGCGTGCTCGACCTCCGCAAGCGCGTCGGCATGGTCTTCCAGCGCCCCAACGCATTCCCGCTCACGGTATTCGACAACATCGCCTACGGTCCGCGCGTCCACGGCACCAACAACGGCTCCGAACTACAGGCCATCGTCGAACGCTGCCTCCGCTCGGTGCATATGTGGGACGAGGTCAAAGACAAACTGAACGAGAGCGCACTCCGCCTCACCGACGAACAGCGCCAGCGGCTCTGCATCGCCCGCATGCTCGCGGTCGAGCCCGAGGTGCTGTTGATGGACGAACCGTGCTCCGCTCTCGACCCCATCGCCACGCTCCACGTTGAGGAACTGATGCGCGGCCTCGCCAAGGAGTACTGCATCGTCATCGTGACCCACAACATGCAGCAGGCGGCCCGCGTTTCCGACTATGCGGGCTTCATGATGCTCGGCGTGCTCAAAGAGTTCGGCACGACCAAGCAGATCTTCACTAACCCTAAAGAAACCGACACCGAGAACTACATCTCTGGCCGCTTCGGCTAG
- the lgt gene encoding prolipoprotein diacylglyceryl transferase produces MFPILLRIGGLHIYSYGVMLFISFVVGIGVVERRAKKFGVEPRKVSDLALWVLLAVVLGSRLFYVAFHWQEFSHDLIKIIAFWRGGLGGLMFYGGFLGGIVAGVLFIWLRRLPVRRMMDAVSPAIVLGEGFTRIGCFLNGCCFGSPTCSPLGIVFPPNSPAGATFIGQPIHPTQLYSSAAGFLMFLFALWLERRNLKPGVLSAVLLVVYSLFRFGIDFVRYYENKTNLWGNQIVALGMTVVGIVLLIVILRWPTRATQADTEASK; encoded by the coding sequence GTGTTCCCAATCCTGCTCAGGATAGGCGGCCTGCACATCTACTCGTACGGGGTGATGCTGTTCATCTCATTCGTGGTCGGCATCGGCGTAGTCGAACGCCGGGCGAAGAAGTTCGGCGTCGAACCCAGAAAGGTATCCGACCTTGCGCTCTGGGTGCTGCTCGCGGTCGTGCTTGGCTCACGGCTCTTCTACGTCGCGTTCCACTGGCAGGAGTTCAGCCACGACCTCATCAAGATCATCGCGTTCTGGCGGGGCGGGCTCGGCGGCCTGATGTTCTACGGCGGGTTCTTGGGCGGCATTGTCGCGGGCGTGCTGTTCATCTGGCTCAGAAGGCTGCCGGTACGCCGGATGATGGACGCGGTCTCGCCGGCAATAGTGCTAGGCGAAGGGTTCACTCGCATCGGTTGCTTCCTGAACGGCTGCTGCTTCGGCTCGCCCACGTGCAGCCCCTTGGGAATCGTCTTCCCGCCGAACTCCCCGGCCGGTGCGACCTTCATCGGCCAACCGATTCACCCGACCCAACTCTACTCATCGGCCGCCGGGTTTCTGATGTTCCTGTTCGCGCTCTGGCTTGAACGGCGGAACCTGAAGCCGGGCGTGTTGTCTGCAGTCTTGCTAGTAGTCTACTCGCTCTTCCGATTCGGCATCGACTTCGTGCGTTACTATGAGAACAAGACGAACCTCTGGGGCAATCAGATTGTCGCGCTGGGGATGACTGTGGTCGGCATCGTCTTGCTGATCGTGATCCTTCGCTGGCCAACCCGTGCGACGCAGGCCGATACCGAAGCCAGCAAATAG
- a CDS encoding YncE family protein produces the protein MPDTILLPDSLGPLRPGYHLAFGSSTDNIYVASESSDIMVVDGNTFQRIKRIHTGTPVGGALLVSQHNRLYCSYPKQGRIGVIDCATNTVIGTIPVGTCPTSLCYSTSSDKLYCSDTIDCTVSVIDCADDVVMKAIHVGNGPTAIAYEPTTNKLYAGTPDALLAVSCSRDSIIATISSVKGARGLCVNKHLQKVYVAGVDSAYTWTMSVVSAVSDSLLTSVPAGGNVFPRLVCNEVTDRLYEAVNSGSEICEFDCVGDTYTRVESMGGLFVARGLVSDSVNNRLYYLLDGEVVVMDCASMRGKYVILVNGYLATFEIDPARYRVMFAGGNWESVLTALDYKGDSLRAVGGAPLCGWNGKPCRNTAEGKLYYWWGPLAGGLGVIDEQTKRVIKLVSMPQAASDFLIYSRLSNKLYFPVMLGPWHGQTGIGVMDGSMDSLLKVIEFGDGHPPSVFCYCPEDDKTYWSVYGGARTYVAAVDCRSDSVVSKMDVSYPVDGMQYLGNHHLLLWEKNERLILLDSRTDSVLVDSAMSGICAVAHTGDGEKVYVVRGHRLEVRGSNSLDLLATVDWVYDRAVDPFLMCADSTSRLCWFVRDQFPIGPDSVLTIDTHGDTAVGRLGVGFMQAQGCLDHSGRYVLNPDPANDYYQNPDSNSLIIYDTQSDSVAAIYGDLPVPNSVTPNQKLHRIYVGCQDVMLVYPDAPPGVQETQNAKVRPTKCGPTVVRGVLVLDAVDSRQHAAQRADLLNVGGRKVMDLRPGANDVRALAPGVYFVREEPQAASSRPQAVRKVVVAR, from the coding sequence GTGCCAGATACAATCCTGCTGCCGGACTCGCTGGGGCCGCTGCGGCCGGGCTATCATCTGGCCTTCGGCAGTTCAACGGACAACATCTACGTCGCGAGTGAGTCGTCGGACATCATGGTTGTGGATGGGAACACCTTCCAGCGCATCAAGCGCATCCATACCGGCACGCCGGTCGGAGGTGCGCTGCTCGTCTCCCAGCACAACCGGCTATACTGCTCGTATCCCAAGCAGGGCCGCATCGGCGTCATTGACTGTGCGACGAACACTGTGATTGGTACGATTCCGGTCGGGACGTGCCCGACGTCGCTCTGCTACAGCACAAGCAGCGACAAGCTCTATTGCAGCGACACCATTGACTGCACGGTATCCGTAATAGACTGCGCCGATGACGTAGTCATGAAGGCTATTCACGTCGGCAACGGCCCGACGGCTATCGCCTATGAACCGACCACCAACAAGTTGTATGCAGGTACTCCGGATGCGCTCCTGGCGGTGTCCTGCTCAAGGGACTCCATCATCGCAACTATCTCTTCTGTCAAAGGCGCAAGGGGTCTGTGTGTCAACAAGCATCTCCAGAAGGTGTATGTGGCGGGTGTAGATAGTGCGTACACATGGACCATGAGCGTGGTCTCCGCCGTCTCAGATTCACTGTTAACCAGCGTGCCGGCTGGTGGCAACGTATTCCCTCGCCTGGTCTGCAACGAGGTCACAGACCGACTATATGAAGCAGTCAACAGCGGTTCTGAAATATGTGAGTTTGACTGCGTGGGAGATACCTACACTCGGGTTGAATCCATGGGCGGTCTCTTCGTGGCGCGAGGCCTGGTTAGTGACTCTGTCAATAACCGGTTGTACTACCTGCTGGACGGAGAGGTCGTTGTGATGGACTGCGCGAGCATGCGGGGCAAGTACGTAATCCTGGTCAACGGATATCTTGCCACCTTTGAAATAGACCCAGCCCGGTACAGGGTGATGTTCGCAGGCGGAAACTGGGAGAGTGTGCTGACGGCGCTCGACTACAAGGGTGACAGCCTTCGTGCAGTGGGCGGTGCGCCGCTCTGCGGCTGGAACGGCAAGCCGTGCCGCAACACTGCTGAAGGTAAGTTGTACTACTGGTGGGGACCGCTGGCAGGCGGCCTTGGTGTGATAGACGAGCAAACCAAGCGTGTGATCAAGCTGGTTTCCATGCCCCAGGCTGCCAGCGACTTCCTGATATACAGCCGGCTGAGCAACAAGCTCTATTTCCCAGTCATGCTTGGTCCCTGGCACGGACAGACAGGCATCGGAGTGATGGACGGGTCGATGGATAGCCTCCTTAAGGTCATCGAGTTCGGAGACGGCCACCCGCCAAGCGTTTTCTGCTATTGCCCGGAGGATGACAAGACGTACTGGAGCGTGTATGGCGGTGCCCGCACATATGTCGCTGCCGTGGACTGCCGGAGCGATTCTGTCGTATCGAAAATGGACGTCTCCTATCCAGTTGACGGGATGCAGTACCTTGGGAATCACCATCTGCTCCTTTGGGAGAAGAACGAGCGGCTGATCCTACTCGACAGCCGCACCGACAGTGTTTTGGTCGACAGCGCAATGTCTGGCATATGTGCGGTCGCGCACACTGGCGACGGCGAGAAAGTCTATGTCGTCCGCGGCCACAGGCTGGAGGTCCGGGGTTCCAATTCGTTGGACTTGCTTGCGACCGTTGACTGGGTCTACGACCGGGCCGTGGATCCGTTTCTCATGTGCGCTGATTCTACTAGCAGGCTCTGCTGGTTCGTGCGGGATCAGTTTCCGATCGGACCGGATAGCGTTCTGACGATAGATACACACGGCGATACTGCAGTTGGGCGGCTGGGCGTAGGCTTCATGCAAGCGCAGGGCTGCTTGGACCACTCCGGTAGGTATGTTCTAAACCCCGACCCTGCGAACGACTACTACCAGAATCCTGACTCCAACAGCTTGATCATCTATGATACGCAATCCGACAGTGTGGCGGCTATCTATGGGGATCTGCCAGTTCCCAATTCTGTCACTCCGAATCAGAAACTGCACCGCATCTATGTCGGGTGTCAGGACGTCATGCTTGTATACCCCGACGCACCGCCTGGAGTCCAGGAAACGCAGAACGCCAAAGTGCGACCGACGAAGTGCGGCCCCACAGTCGTGCGCGGAGTGCTTGTTCTCGACGCAGTGGACAGCAGACAGCATGCAGCACAAAGGGCGGATCTGCTGAATGTTGGTGGGCGGAAGGTGATGGACCTGAGGCCGGGCGCGAATGATGTGCGGGCGCTGGCACCGGGGGTGTACTTTGTCCGGGAAGAGCCCCAAGCCGCAAGCTCCAGACCGCAGGCTGTCCGGAAGGTTGTGGTGGCGAGGTAG
- the pstC gene encoding phosphate ABC transporter permease subunit PstC — protein MREKLIERGLLLVAFSALAMLFLIAYFIFREGVPLVSKVGVWHFIASTHWAPSRGQFGILPMIVGSLEVTILAVIIGATLGLSCAMFLAEFAPRWSVRILKPMIELLAGIPSVVYGFIGVVVLIPWIRRTFGGPGFSVLASAIILGIMILPTVIAITIDALNAVPPLYKEGSLALGATRWQTLYRVQIPAARSGIIAAFILGMGRAIGETMAVIMVAGNALTMPTSLLEPVRTLTSNIALEMGYASGDHQAALFATGMVLFVIIAILNTIALIIARPRT, from the coding sequence ATGCGCGAAAAGCTGATCGAGCGAGGTCTGCTCCTTGTCGCGTTCTCGGCTCTGGCAATGCTGTTCCTCATCGCCTATTTCATCTTCCGCGAGGGGGTGCCGCTGGTGTCCAAAGTCGGCGTCTGGCACTTCATCGCCTCGACCCACTGGGCGCCAAGCCGGGGCCAGTTCGGCATCCTACCGATGATTGTCGGCTCGCTGGAGGTGACAATCCTCGCAGTCATCATCGGCGCGACGCTTGGGTTGTCCTGTGCCATGTTTCTCGCCGAGTTTGCCCCGCGCTGGAGTGTGCGCATCCTGAAGCCGATGATTGAATTGCTGGCCGGGATTCCGTCCGTCGTCTACGGCTTCATCGGAGTGGTCGTGCTCATTCCCTGGATACGCCGCACGTTCGGCGGTCCCGGATTCAGTGTGCTCGCTTCGGCCATCATCCTCGGCATCATGATTCTGCCAACCGTTATCGCCATCACCATTGACGCGCTCAACGCGGTACCGCCGCTGTACAAGGAGGGCTCGCTCGCGCTGGGCGCCACCCGCTGGCAGACGCTCTACCGCGTTCAAATCCCCGCCGCTCGCTCCGGTATCATTGCCGCCTTCATCCTGGGCATGGGCCGGGCAATCGGCGAGACCATGGCCGTCATCATGGTGGCGGGGAATGCGCTGACCATGCCCACGTCCCTGCTCGAACCAGTTCGCACCCTCACCTCCAACATCGCGCTGGAGATGGGCTATGCTTCGGGCGACCATCAGGCCGCGCTCTTCGCCACCGGCATGGTGCTGTTCGTCATCATCGCCATCCTGAACACCATCGCGCTCATCATCGCGAGGCCGAGAACGTGA
- a CDS encoding sugar phosphate isomerase/epimerase — protein sequence MHPTVRVRQRLGLQVLFDFSSIIDAIGFCSDSGLHVLELNLGNIEFQRQLAHARERRRIRAAALRQEVALAIHAIDGPSFFIPSPRVRAAGVKQLMEELDWAHGVGAKNVVMHLGFDMNFGMDGGMRYTHQEFPDYYAGALAESLAELKAYARGRARLCVENVGGFRYDLTPPILDRLLGGNLGLCMDVGHVNVLKPDMRANEFAFFRRHRQYIFHSHVHDNSGLRDEHSALGRGRIDFVPFFRLLEKTDALVVFEVRPKESALESLRYFEKEIEPRL from the coding sequence GTGCATCCCACCGTGAGGGTCCGCCAGCGGCTGGGCCTTCAAGTTCTCTTCGATTTCTCCAGCATAATCGATGCTATCGGCTTCTGCTCCGACAGCGGTCTGCACGTGCTCGAGCTCAATCTGGGCAACATCGAATTCCAGCGCCAGTTGGCCCACGCCCGGGAGCGGCGGCGGATACGCGCCGCCGCGCTCCGGCAGGAGGTGGCCCTGGCAATCCACGCGATTGACGGGCCATCTTTCTTTATACCCAGCCCCCGAGTGCGCGCGGCCGGAGTGAAGCAGCTCATGGAGGAGCTTGATTGGGCGCACGGAGTCGGGGCGAAGAACGTTGTTATGCACCTCGGGTTCGACATGAATTTCGGAATGGATGGCGGCATGCGGTACACGCACCAGGAGTTCCCGGACTACTACGCCGGGGCGCTTGCTGAGTCGCTGGCCGAGCTGAAGGCCTACGCGCGCGGTCGGGCAAGGCTCTGCGTGGAGAACGTCGGCGGGTTCCGCTACGACCTGACGCCGCCGATTCTCGACCGGCTCCTCGGCGGCAATCTCGGTCTCTGCATGGACGTCGGGCACGTCAATGTCCTGAAGCCGGACATGCGCGCCAACGAGTTCGCGTTCTTCCGCAGGCACCGGCAGTACATCTTCCACAGCCACGTCCACGACAACTCGGGGCTGCGTGACGAGCATTCGGCACTGGGGCGAGGCCGCATAGACTTCGTGCCTTTCTTCCGTCTGCTGGAGAAGACCGACGCGCTCGTCGTCTTCGAGGTCAGGCCGAAAGAGTCCGCGCTTGAGAGCCTCCGTTATTTCGAGAAGGAGATTGAGCCGAGACTTTGA
- a CDS encoding phosphate ABC transporter substrate-binding protein: protein MAMAGCARSGRAGITLAGSTSVEPFAERLAELYMRAHADAKISVQGGGSSAGIRACQSRICAIGMSSRELTREEKGLVEIPIALDAIALIVNRQNPVRELTMEQARDVFAGRIRNWKELGGPNRRITPITREEGSGTRASFEEKVMATGTPKDKSGKTNPAAFAPDALVQDSNGAVREVVADDPAAIGYISAGLIDERVAAVTLNGFAPNEATILTGQYPVVRQFLFLTNGEATGTAKAFIEYVLSDSGQNALVEEGLTRIK from the coding sequence ATGGCGATGGCCGGCTGCGCTCGGTCGGGCAGGGCTGGAATAACTCTCGCCGGTTCGACATCGGTCGAGCCATTTGCCGAACGCCTGGCCGAACTCTACATGCGCGCCCACGCGGACGCGAAAATCAGTGTTCAGGGCGGCGGGTCGAGCGCCGGCATCCGCGCCTGCCAGAGCCGCATCTGCGCCATCGGCATGTCCTCGCGCGAGCTCACTCGTGAAGAGAAAGGCCTGGTCGAAATCCCTATCGCGCTTGACGCCATCGCCCTGATTGTCAACCGGCAGAACCCGGTACGCGAGTTAACTATGGAGCAGGCGCGCGACGTATTCGCCGGTCGCATCCGCAACTGGAAGGAGCTGGGCGGTCCGAATCGACGTATTACTCCGATAACTCGCGAGGAAGGCTCGGGCACGCGCGCGAGCTTTGAGGAAAAGGTGATGGCCACGGGCACGCCGAAGGACAAGAGCGGCAAGACGAACCCGGCTGCGTTCGCGCCCGACGCCCTCGTGCAGGACTCGAACGGCGCGGTGCGGGAAGTCGTCGCGGACGACCCGGCTGCAATCGGCTACATCTCCGCCGGCCTCATCGACGAGCGTGTCGCCGCGGTCACTCTCAACGGCTTCGCGCCGAACGAAGCCACCATCCTCACCGGCCAATACCCGGTCGTGCGCCAGTTTCTGTTCCTCACCAACGGCGAGGCGACCGGCACCGCCAAGGCTTTTATCGAATACGTCCTCAGTGACTCAGGCCAGAACGCTCTGGTCGAAGAAGGACTCACGAGGATAAAGTGA
- a CDS encoding tetratricopeptide repeat protein — MKRLLLLAVMVTLAGAATTDRAEYMFFNRQLNPTWLDSAFNLLAAAHTASPSDEHLLYLWSRANVKKGEYADTKADKLMYFGRAKAIAETLIALNDENDEGHCWWGVAQGRIGQTRGVLNSLFMVPGLKKAFNRALEINPNHPTALDAYGVLYYELPGFAGGSLDKAEEYYTRGIAVASNYTLLRLDLARTYVKEKRWVAARAQLDSLLATTDPKYAGDAELDDKPDARRLLKQIEGR; from the coding sequence ATGAAGAGGCTGCTTCTCCTTGCAGTGATGGTGACGTTAGCGGGTGCCGCGACGACGGACCGAGCCGAATACATGTTCTTCAACCGACAACTCAACCCGACCTGGCTCGATTCCGCGTTTAACCTGCTGGCCGCTGCTCACACTGCCAGTCCGAGCGACGAACACTTGCTCTACCTCTGGTCCCGCGCCAATGTCAAGAAGGGCGAGTACGCGGACACCAAGGCCGACAAACTCATGTACTTCGGTCGTGCCAAGGCGATAGCCGAGACTCTGATTGCCCTCAACGACGAGAACGACGAGGGGCATTGCTGGTGGGGCGTAGCTCAGGGACGTATTGGCCAGACGCGCGGCGTTCTCAATTCCCTTTTCATGGTGCCCGGCCTGAAAAAGGCGTTCAACCGTGCCCTCGAGATCAACCCGAATCACCCTACGGCGCTTGATGCATACGGCGTGCTGTACTACGAGTTGCCCGGTTTTGCCGGCGGCAGCCTCGACAAAGCCGAGGAATACTACACGCGCGGAATCGCGGTCGCCTCGAACTACACGCTGCTCCGGCTGGACCTTGCCAGGACCTACGTGAAAGAAAAACGCTGGGTCGCGGCCCGCGCCCAGCTCGATTCGCTGCTCGCGACGACTGACCCCAAATACGCGGGCGACGCTGAACTCGACGACAAACCTGACGCCCGTCGCCTGCTCAAACAAATAGAAGGAAGATAG